The Engystomops pustulosus chromosome 1, aEngPut4.maternal, whole genome shotgun sequence genome has a window encoding:
- the LOC140069925 gene encoding uncharacterized protein, producing the protein MSTNTFFYTEEVASQIIDQVTLTSQFLQIPSTELKTREFEKEYRKFTSLKLHCATLTEYYKVERIPRGLRSHLYPTLFKDDPEFCKKFENILNKCSFDLILLTVETLQKKIAESSTNLKSIEQQLSTSLSPEEWSKLREKVDRTISEFRLDTENKKRQKFLRDTEDYQQKRVYKWQDPNFQSQRFQRRTYRRSSSSSGERSTDSRNSHFFLRRQHRSPYPRPPVQPEKDDQRDEGARPKIPPPHLQTRSQKK; encoded by the exons ATGTCTACCAATACTTTTTTCTATACAGAGGAGGTGGCGAGCCAGATTATTGACCAAGTAACTCTGACTAGCCAGTTCCTCCAAATACCCAGTACAGAACTCAAAACAAGAGAGTTCGAGAAGGAATATCGAAAATTCACTTCCTTGAAACTTCATTGTGCCACTTTAACAGAATATTACAAAGTGGAACGTATACCGAGAGGGCTTCGCAGCCACCTCTACCCTACACTTTTCAAAGATGACCCagaattttgtaaaaaatttgaAAACATACTAAACAAGTGTTCATTTGACCTTATCCTGTTGACGGTCGAGACCCTACAGAAAAAGATAGCGGAATCATCAACCAACTTGAAATCAATCGAACAACAACTCAGTACAAGCTTATCTCCAGAGGAATGGTCCAAACTTAGAGAAAAGGTCGATAGAACCATTTCAGAGTTTCGATTAGATACAGAAAATAAGAAGAGACAAAAGTTCCTGAGGGACACAGAGGATTACCAACAAAAACGCGTCTATAAGTGGCAAGACCCAAATTTCCAAAGTCAAAGATTTCAACGAAGAACATATCGTAGATCTTCGTCATCAAGCGGAGAAAGATCCACAGATTCaagaaatagtcatttttttttacGCAGACAACACAGGAGCCCTTATCCTCGCCCACCCGTTCAACCAGAAAAAGACGACCAACGAGACGAGGGGGCAAGACCCAAAATACCTCCCCCACACCTACAAACTCGCTCACAG AAAAAATAG